CCGACGAACCGGAACGGGCGGCGTTCGCGCAGCCACGCCGTCGCGAACTCCGTCTCGCCGCGCGCGGGCCTGATGTCAAGAATCGCGATCGGCGGGGCGGCGGCGTCGAGCACCGACTCGATCGACCGCTCGGGCGGCGCCTCCAGCGGATTCCCCGCGTGCAGCCCTTCGCCCCGGCGGATCGCCGCGTACGTGCCCCGCGCGGTGCCGAACCCCACGCTCACGTAGTCTTTCCCGTACCACTCGCGCAGGTGCCAGCCCATGTTGGGCTGCATGGCCGAGACGTGCGCGTTGTGGGCCCACAGCACGATCTTTGCGTCGGGATCGCCCTGGAGGATCCACCGCACGTTCTCGGCCATCGCGCGATCCCGTGCCGCGTACCCGTTCGCCTCGGCGTACATCATCGCCCACTGGCGCAGGAGGTTCGCGTTGAACCCGAGCCAGGCGCGTTGCGCGGGCGACATCCCGCGACCGGCGAATCGCTCGTCCGCAAGGCGCAGCGACGCCACGAACCGCGCCGCCGCCGCCAGTGCCTCTTCGGGCGTGACGCCGTCGGGCTCGACCGCGGTGCTCGCCAGCCGCAGGCTCCCCGGCGCGTCGTGGCCGACGCCCGCGTCGAACGCGGTTTCGTACGTGCGCGTCTGACCCGACGAGAAGCCCTCCATCGCGGGCGCGCCGAAGGACAGGTCGAACCCCGGGCCCTTCCACTCCACGCCGTCCAGTTCGATGCGGAGATCATCGATCCACGCGCGCCCCTTGCCCGTCATGATCGCGCCGAAGTTCACGTTCGTCGTATCGGGCGGGTTGTCGAGCGTCAGCGCGAAGCGCTGCCACGCCGTCGTCCCCGTCGGCCCTCGGTCCAGCATGTTGTCGAACGCACCCACCGACCCGTCGGCCTTGTCGGCCCGCCACCACAACCCGACACGTCCCCGCACGTCCTCCGTGCGGATCCACCCGGACAGCGTCACGGACTTTCCCGCGGCCTGCTTCGCGGGAAAGGTCCCGGTCGACACCGCGAACGGCGACACGCCCCCCATGGGCCCCTCACCGATGGCCCGCACCGTGC
The sequence above is drawn from the Planctomycetota bacterium genome and encodes:
- a CDS encoding erythromycin esterase family protein; its protein translation is MRTAWAASWLTGIAAFAGGGVVSLAQPADDATAWVRTHAREVRTVHAGADLADLSFLKDMIGDARIVGLGESTHGSREQFQFKHRVLEYLATEMGFTVFSIEASAPESFAVDEYVSKGEGDPEVLVGGMLFWTWNTEEVAAMVRWMRAFNEREGAVGSGKRVRFTGFDMQSPGLPLKILRDALGPDDPLAGELESLRRTVRAIGEGPMGGVSPFAVSTGTFPAKQAAGKSVTLSGWIRTEDVRGRVGLWWRADKADGSVGAFDNMLDRGPTGTTAWQRFALTLDNPPDTTNVNFGAIMTGKGRAWIDDLRIELDGVEWKGPGFDLSFGAPAMEGFSSGQTRTYETAFDAGVGHDAPGSLRLASTAVEPDGVTPEEALAAAARFVASLRLADERFAGRGMSPAQRAWLGFNANLLRQWAMMYAEANGYAARDRAMAENVRWILQGDPDAKIVLWAHNAHVSAMQPNMGWHLREWYGKDYVSVGFGTARGTYAAIRRGEGLHAGNPLEAPPERSIESVLDAAAPPIAILDIRPARGETEFATAWLRERRPFRFVGAIATEQQFGDLPAAEAFDLLAWVRETSSAVQLKGRRSPGVEP